In Amyelois transitella isolate CPQ chromosome 3, ilAmyTran1.1, whole genome shotgun sequence, a single genomic region encodes these proteins:
- the LOC106138205 gene encoding facilitated trehalose transporter Tret1, with amino-acid sequence MSISRKWREYVAALSATLITAAAGTTVGWTSPTLPILLGPDSPIHTTADQSSWIVSLMILCSAASPIPAAYLADRIGTKKTLLLASVPYIIGWILVMLAGNVPTIYVSRLISGIGYGIAYTTAPMYLGEIASDEVRGSMATLITVMSKFGILSQYCIGPYVSMMGLASFNIAIPILFVVTFSAMPESPYYFIKSGRNAEAEMSLKKLRGKDYIIEELDSMTALVNENMKEKSRWKDLVKVGGNKKGLIILLGIYFTQQFCGSTAIISYAQQIFGAAEGGFGAKESCILLGSVQLLTSAISSQLVDRLGRKPLLLVSSCGVGLANIIIGAYFFIKHQNSEYLVALRFIPIIVIPIFIFSYTIGLATVPFAITSEIFPTHIKSKATCVIQIFVALMTFAVTKLFQVVADNLGEYVAFWGFGLLSVAGVIFILVLLPETKGQSFAAIQEKLYSSSEKVVFEKSEDHLGAVRINI; translated from the exons ATGAGCATCAGCAGGAAGTGGAGAGAATATGTGGCAGCACTCAGTG CTACCTTGAtcacggcggcggcgggcaCCACCGTCGGCTGGACATCCCCCACGCTGCCTATCCTGCTGGGTCCAGATTCCCCAATACATACCACGGCAGACCAGAGCTCATGGATCGTCTCGCTTATGATACTTTGTTCAG CCGCAAGTCCCATACCAGCAGCATACTTAGCAGACAGGATCGGCACCAAGAAAACGCTGCTCCTGGCTTCAGTGCCGTACATCATAGGCTGGATCCTGGTCATGTTGGCCGGGAACGTTCCTACCATCTACGTCTCTCGTCTCATCTCAGGAATCGGCTACGGTATAGCGTATACAACTGCCCCTATGTATCTGGGAGAAATCGCATCAGATGAAGTCAGAGGTTCTATGGCGACGCTGATCACTGTTATGTCCAAG TTTGGTATCCTGTCGCAGTATTGTATCGGTCCCTACGTGTCAATGATGGGGTTAGCCAGCTTCAACATCGCTATACCAATCCTTTTCGTTGTCACATTTAGTGCGATGCCTGAATCACCGTACTACTTCATCAAATCTGGACGAAATGCCGAAGCCGAAATGTCACTAAAGAAACTTCGCGGCAAGGACTACATTATTGAAGAACTGGACAGCATGACAGCTTTGGTCAATGAgaatatgaaagaaaaaagCAGATGGAAAGACCTTGTTAAGGTCGGAGGAAACAAAAAAggtcttataattttattgggaATATATTTTACCCAACAATTCTGTGGTAGTACCGCTATTATATCCTACGCACAACAAATATTTGGTGCAGCTGAAGGAGGATTTGGTGCGAAAGAATCGTGCATATTGTTAGGTTCAGTGCAGTTGTTAACATCAGCGATTTCTTCGCAACTCGTCGATAGATTGGGAAGAAAGCCACTTTTACTCGTATCTTCCTGTGGTGTAGGCTTAGCGAACATTATTATAGGggcatacttttttataaaacaccaGAACAGTGAATACCTCGTCGCTTTAAGGTTCATTCCCATAATTGTGATAccgatatttatattttcttatacaaTAGGTTTGGCCACAGTTCCATTCGCAATAACTTCAGAAATATTTCCAACTCACATTAAATCAAAAGCCACGTGTGTGATACAGATTTTTGTTGCTCTGATGACATTTGCTGTCACGAAATTATTCCAAGTCGTTGCCGATAATTTGGGTGAATACGTAGCGTTTTGGGGTTTCGGACTTTTGTCCGTAGCTGGGGTGATATTCATTTTAGTATTATTGCCGGAAACAAAGGGGCAATCATTTGCTGCTATACaggaaaaattatattcgtCCAGTGAAAAGgttgtttttgaaaaaagcGAGGATCATTTAGGTGCAGTCAGAATTAACATTTAA